In Acidobacteriota bacterium, the genomic window GCCGCCCGCCGGCTGGCGGAAGCGCTCGAGCGCGCGGCGAGGCTCCCGTCGGTCGCCGCCTCGGTGGCCGGCGCCGCCAGCCGGATGGAGGCCGGACCGGCGGCGCTGATCGCCGCGGGCCGGGTGGTCGAACATCTCCACGCGGCAGCGAGGGAGGCGGCGAAGGAGGCCGAAGGGCGACTCGCGGAGGCGGCGGAAAGCGGCCGGGCGGCGCGGGAGCCGGACGAACCGTGATCGTCTTCGCCACCTACAACATCAAGGGCGGTGTCGGCAAGACGGCCACGGCGGTCAACCTGGCCTATCTGTCGGCCCGCGACGGCGTGCGGACGCTTTTGTGGGATCTCGACCCGCAGGGAGCCGCCAGCTTCTACTTCCGGATCCGGCCGCGCGTCGAGGGGGCCGGAGAGGATCTCGCTTGCGGCCGTCTCCCGGCGGCCGAGCTGGTCCGCGCCACCGATTTCGAGGATCTCGACCTCCTCCCGGCCGATCTGTCCTACCGGCACCTCGACCTGGCCCTGGCGACGACCGCGGCCCCGGCCGGCCAGCTTCGTTCCCTTCTCGAACCGCTCGAAGCGGAGTACGAACGCGTCTTCATCGACTGCGCGCCGAGCATCTCGCTGGTGTCGGAGAGCCTGTTCAGGGCGGCGGACGTGCTGCTCGTCCCCACCATCCCCACGACCCTCTCCCTCCGGACGCTCGAGCAGCTCGAGGACCACCTCGAACGCGACGGTCCGGCCCGGCCGCCGCTCCTCCTGCCGTTCTTCTGCATGGTCGACCGCCGGAAGGCGCTTCACCGGGTGATCCGCGCGAGGGCCCGCGCCGCTTCGCCCCGCTTCCTGAGGTCGGAAATCCCCTACTCGAGCGTCGTCGAGCAGATGGGCGTCTACCGGGCGCCCGTCCCGGTCTTCGCCCGTAACAGCGCGCAGGCCCGGGCCTACGAGGAGTTGTGGCTGGAGATCCTCTCCCGGCTCCCGCCCTCCTGAACCGGCCGGGATCCGAAAGCGGGCCGTGGCCGGAGCGCGACGCCGCTCCCGCCCGGCGCCGCGCCGGGCGGTCCGGCTCCCTGCCCCCGGGGCCGAGCTCGGCCTCGTCGGCGGGTCCAGGCCGAAAGCGTCCTGCCGGGCGGCGGGACCGGCGCCGCGGGAACGCCCGGGGAGACCCGGCGTGGGCGGAGCCGGCCCCCGGCCGTATGTTTGCCGCCGGATGGTGATCACCCTCGAGCCGAACGCTCCCGAGTCGGCCGCCGCCGCGGTCGAAGCGCTCGCCTTGCGCTTTCCTGGCGTCGAGCCGCGCCGGCACGTCTTCCGCGGCTCCCGCGACAC contains:
- a CDS encoding ParA family protein translates to MIVFATYNIKGGVGKTATAVNLAYLSARDGVRTLLWDLDPQGAASFYFRIRPRVEGAGEDLACGRLPAAELVRATDFEDLDLLPADLSYRHLDLALATTAAPAGQLRSLLEPLEAEYERVFIDCAPSISLVSESLFRAADVLLVPTIPTTLSLRTLEQLEDHLERDGPARPPLLLPFFCMVDRRKALHRVIRARARAASPRFLRSEIPYSSVVEQMGVYRAPVPVFARNSAQARAYEELWLEILSRLPPS